GTACGTGGCGATCTCGGCGCTCAGATCGGAGTCGGGACCGCCGGCCGTCGGGACCAGCACGCGATCGGTCTCCAGCCCCCGGTCCTTGAGAACGAGGAAGTCACAGGGGAGGTCGTGGGTCAGCTCCTCGAGCGGACGCTCCGCGCGGCCGGCGGACCACGGTCTGTCCGCCCCCCAGCCCATGACGACCTTGTCGGCTTCCTCGCGGCGGGCCACGTCGAACACTTCCTCGAACGAGCGGTGGGAGACGATCGTTCTGACGTCGACGGGGACGTCCATCGTCTCCGTGCTCTCGCGGACGTTTTCCATCAGCTGCTGGGACTCCTCGTCGATTCGTCGGACGTGTTCCGATCCCTCCGAGAGCGGCGTCTGATCGGGGACTTCGACGATGTGGACGGCCTGAACGCGGCCGTCGTTGGCCTTCGCGAACACGCTCGCCAGCGAGAGGAGAGTGGATTCGGTCCGGGGGTTCGATACCGGCACCAGTACCGTGTACTCGCTGCCGCCGGACGGACGCGCGACCGTCGCCGCCGAAACTGCGGCGTCGGGCATCTCCTCGGACCGCGAGAGGATGTAGTGGCTCAGTACGCCTTCCCGCTCGGTCTCGTGGCGAGCGTAGACGCCGTACCAGATAATTGCACCCGCGACGAACAGCATGCCCAGCGCGATCTCGATCCGCTCCATGAACCCGATCAACCCGAGCGAGAGGACGACCCCGAGCATGGGCGTGATCGGATACAACGGGACGGTGAAGTCGGGGTCGTATTCGGGGACGTCCGCCTCCCGGAAGACGATCAGCGCCGCGTTGATCAGCGCGTAGACAACGAGGTGAAGGACGCTAGCTGCCTTTGCCAGTACTTCGATGTCGCCCCCGAGAACGGCGATGAAGACGATGATCATCAGCCCGGTGACGGCGATCGACCGGTACGGCGTGGCGAACCGCGGGTGGATCTCGTTCAGCCAGTCGGTGACGATCTTGTCCCGACCCATCGCGAAGTTGATCCGCGCGGAGGCGAGGATCGACGCGTTGGCGCTCGAGGCGGTCGCCAGAAGTGCCGCGAGCGTGATCGACGTCACACCGATTACGCCGAGGTTCCCCTCGAAGATGACGTTCGCGACGTCGGACATGGGCGTGCTCTCGCTGATCGAGTCGTACGGGATGATCCCGACCATCAGGCCGACGAGGATCGAGTAGATGACCATTACGATGGCGACGCTGCCGATGATGGCTATCGGAAGGTTCCGGCCCGGATTCTTGAGTTCCTCGCCGATGGTCGCGATCTTCGCATATCCCAGGTACGAGACGAACACGAGCGCGGCACCGGGGAGGATCGCCCCGGTCCCCTCAGGCGTGAGTCCGTCGGTCGTGACCGTTCCCCAGTCGAACGAGAAGAATCCGACGATGGCGAAGACCGTAAGAATTCCCAGGAGGATCGTGACGATGACCGTCTGGACGCCGCCGGTCTCTTTCGCACCGATGTAGTTGACGCCGACGAATACGATGCCCGCCAGCAACGCGCCAATCTGGATATCGGAGAGAATGAACGGGCCGAGAACGATCGTCGGGAGCAGTTCTATCGAGCCGAGCAGCGGGATCGTAACGACGACACCGCCGAGTAGCGTCGCGAGGTAGCCGCCGAAGCCGATGCAGTAGAAGGCGCTTGCGAACGCGAGTCCCATCCAGTCCCCCATGCCAGAGATCGAACCGAAGAGAGGACCGAGTCCCCGATTGATGTAGTAGTACGCGCCACCTGCTTTCGGCATCGCAGTCCCGAGTTCGCTCACCGAGAGCGCGTTGACCATCGCGATACTTCCGCCGATGATGAACGACACTACGACTGCGGGCCCCGCTTCGGCCGCGGCGACGCCGGGGAGAACGAAGATCCCGGCGCCGATCATCGTCCCAATCCCGACTGCGAGCGCCGAAACCAGGCCCAGGTCCTTGGCGAGTTCCTCGTCACTCATCCGTCGTCCCTCCCCGGCCGTCGCCGAGTGGCGCGTCTCGCACGGCGAACCGATGCCCTCGCCGCTCGGTCCACCCGCGCGAAATCGACGTCAATCGCGGTGCGTCTTTGGTCAGAGCGATCGAACCGTCCAGTGTTTTTCCTGCCCCCAAATCCCTCTTCATCATCCGTCACCAGCGGTATACCAGGAGACGGTTCGAGTCCGGTTCCGTAGAGAAAGTTGCCACTGCGTGAGAAAACCGTCGTTCATACCCGTGCAAAGAGAGACTCACTCCTTAACTGATTCGATTACTCGTCTCGATGCGGGAGGGACACGACCGGAACAACGGGATCGGTGACGAGTTTCGACGTCGTATCGCCGGCGAGGAGTTGCACGATCCGGCTGCCGCCGCGTGCGCGGATCGCGACCGCGTCCGCTTTCGCGTCGGTTGCCGCGTCGAACAGCGCGTCGGCGACGTCCGTCCCGTAGACGGTTCGGGTGTCGACCGAGACCCGATCGCCGAGTTCCGAGTCCACGACCGCGATGAACTCGGCGGCGTCTTCCTGGCGTTTCCCCAGTGGCGCCTTGTCCATCGCGCCGGCGGCTTTTTCGATCACGTGGACTGCGGTGACCCGCTCTACGTCCTCGAGATACGGCTCGAGTGCGGCACACGTCGCTCGAGCGTCCTCCTCGGTCGCGACCGGAACGAGGAGGTGGGTGAGTAACGATTTGCTCATACCGTACGTTTCTGACCGACGCACTTAAGATTCGATACCGGACCGTGGGCCGGCGGGGAGGCTGGACTGCGAAGGAGCGTTCTCAGAGAGCGGCCGTGACTTCGTCTAAGAGTTGCGTCTCGGTAAACAACACGACGTGATCGCCCGGCTGGATCACGGTTTTTCCGCGCGGGATTACGAGTTCTCCCGCTCGAGAAATCGCTCCGATCACGACGCAATCCGGAAAATCGTCTATGGCGTCGACGATTTCGCGTCCGGCCAGCGCGCTATCGCGGCTGATTTCGATCTCCAGGACCTCCGCTCGGTCGTGTTCGAGCATTGCGATCTTCTCCATCTGGTCGGCGCGGGTAAACCGGATGATTTCCTCCGCCGTCTCTTCCCGGGGGCTGATCGCTACGCTGACACCGACGGTTTCGAATAGCTCAGCGTATTCGACGGTTTCGATCACCGCGACGGTCCGTTCGACGCCGATTTCGCGGGCCAGCATCGAGACCAGGAGGTTTCGCTCGTCGCTATCGAGTGCCGCGATCACCATGTCCGCTTCGTCGACGTGCTCGCGTTGGAGAAAGTCCGTATCGGTAGCGTCACTCTCCCAGACGGACGTGTTCGGGAGGTCTTCGGCGAGTTCACGCGCTCGGTCGTGGTCCCGCTCGATCAGGTTCGGGTGGTAGCCGTGCTCTTCGAATACGCGTGCGGTCTGGAATCCAATTTCGCTGCCCCCAATAATGACGACGTCGTCGATCTTGTTATTTTCGTGAATTACGATATCGTTCGCAAACTGCTCGACCGAGCTGGAGCTTCCGATGACGACCACGCGGTCGGTTAGTTTGATAACGGTATCCCCACGCGGGATGATCAGTTCGTCGTCCCGGAAGAGCGCGGCGAACGTCAGTGAGTCGTATCGGTCGGCTTCCTGGACGGTCTGGTTCGCGACCGGACTCTCCGGACCGATTTCGAACTCAGCCATCCGAACGAGACCGCCAGTGAACGTATTGACGTCGTGGGCGCCGGGGAACCCGGAAATACGGAAGATCGCCTCCGCCGTCAGGAGGTCCGAACTCACCATGAAATCGACGCCGTAGGCCCCGCTAGATCCTTGCCAGGTCGTGAGGAGCTTCTGCTGTTTGACTCGGGCGATAGTGAACACGTCACCGGTGGTCTTCGCGGTTCCACACGTGACGATGTTCGTCTCGTCGATGTCGGTGGACGCGATCAGCAACTCCGCCTTCTCGATTCCGGCCTCCCGAAGGGAGTCGAGATCGGTGCCGTCACCCTGAATCACCATCGCGTCCAGCGAATAGGTGAGGTCCTCTACAATCTCCTCGTCTTGCTCGATGACGACCACGTCGTGGGTCTCGACGAGATCCCTGGCGATCGATCGCCCGACCTCGCCCGCTCCGACGATGATTACGCGCATCCGAATCCCTCTCGTTCCATTCTGACGAGAGTTGCGGACGAACCGCGAAATGTGTTACGGAGACCTCCGGCACCTCCGTCCAAATCTGGTTTCTTCATCGTTGCATCCTTTTCGGTGATTTCTTATCAGGTGGCCGTTTGCGCATTTCTATGGACAGTACGTGGTGTCTCGATCCATGAGATGGCGGGTTGACTGGCGGGCAGGTGTCAGCCTCGTCGGGACCGTCATTAAATATCTCGCCCTGACGATGTTCGTTCCACTAACTGTCGCCGTCATCTACTGGGAAGACGTCTGGGTTTTCGTCGCGTCTATCCTGATCGCGGTTGCTATCGGTCTGTCTCTCGAGCGTCTCGACCCGGACCCGGACCTCGGACCGGAGGAGGCGTTGCTCCTGGTTTCGCTGTCGTGGTTCGCCGCCGCGCTCATCGGGATGATTCCGTTCATGCTCGCCGGGTACGGGACTGGGTCGACGCTTGCACACCCGGTCAATGCCCTCTTCGAGTCGATGAGCGGCTTTACCACGACCGGGGCGACTGTCATGGGCGAGATCAGTTTCGAGCGCCACTCGCACGCGCTGTTGATGTGGCGCCAGCTCACGCAGTGGCTCGGCGGGATGGGGATTATTGTCCTGATGATAGCCATCCTTCCCGAACTCGCAGTCAACGGTGCGCAGTTGATGCAGACGGAGGCCCCCGGTCCCGAGCTACAGAAGCTCACGCCAAAAATCGCGGAAACGGCGCGAGCGCTCTGGCTCGTCTACTTCGGGTTCACGGTGGTGTATATCTGTCTGCTGTACGGCCTTCACCTGGCCGGGTTTGCGCCGAATATGGACTTCTACAACGCCGTCGCACACGGCTTTACGACCTTACCGACCGGCGGCTTCTCTCCACAGGCCGACAGTATCGCCGCGTTCTCGGCTGCGGTTCAGTGGGTCGTCATCCCGTTCATGGTGATCGCCGGCGTGAACTTCGCCCTGTTCTGGCACGCGTTCCGGGGCGAGTTCCGCGAACTCACCCACGACACGGAGTTCCGGGCCTACACCGGTGCGATAGCGGTTTTGATCGCGATACTGTCGGTGCTGCTGGCCCGTGGCGCAGCGCCCGTCCTCGAGATCGGTGGCGCGACCGAGGGGCTGACCGAAAACACGATCCGCCAAGCTGCGTTCCAGATCGGCGCGTTGCTGAATTCGACCGGATACGCGACGAGTGACTTCGCGCAGTGGAGCACGAACGCACAGATGGTCCTCCTGTTCGCGATGTTTATCGGCGGGTCAGCCGGATCGACCGGTGGCGGAATCAAGGTCATCCGATGGCTGGTGGTTCTCAAGGCGATTCGACGGGAACTCTTCGTGTCTGCACATCCGGAGGCAGTCCGACCGGTACGTCTCGCTGGCCACGTCATCGACGAGGATGCCATTCGCGGGATCTTCGCGTTCACCCTCCTCTACCTGCTGCTGTTCGCGGGATCCGCCGTGTTTATCGCCGTCGACTCGGCGCGGATCGGGTACGACTTGAGCGCGCTCGAGGCGATCAGTGCATCGCTGGCGACCATCGGGAACATCGGACCTGGCTTCGGGTCACTCGGCCCGTTCGGAAGCTATCTCGAGTTCTCCAATACGTCCAAACTGCTCATGACATTCCTGATGTGGGTTGGCCGGCTCGAGATCGTCCCGGTCCTCGCCCTGTTCATCAGCGGCCTGGACCGGTCCTGACTCGAGGTTCTGTTTCTGGAAACGGTCGTCACCGGCCCGGGTCGCCGGGATGCCGTCCTCTCTGGTTCCGAGAGGTCGAGCGATTACCGCTGGTTTTGTGTGGCTCGTTCGACGGATTGTTTGAGCGTATTCTGTACTGCCCACGCCGCCCAGAGAAAGACGAGGGCCGTGAATACGACCATCTCGATTCGGACGATCGAGCCGTGCCAGATGGTGAGAACGATTGCGGCGAGCGTGACTGAGAGTGTGATGACACTGAATATATCGTAGAACGACCGCGGGTTCCGGACACTGGGAAGCCGTACGCGCACG
This DNA window, taken from Natronococcus sp. CG52, encodes the following:
- a CDS encoding amino acid permease codes for the protein MSDEELAKDLGLVSALAVGIGTMIGAGIFVLPGVAAAEAGPAVVVSFIIGGSIAMVNALSVSELGTAMPKAGGAYYYINRGLGPLFGSISGMGDWMGLAFASAFYCIGFGGYLATLLGGVVVTIPLLGSIELLPTIVLGPFILSDIQIGALLAGIVFVGVNYIGAKETGGVQTVIVTILLGILTVFAIVGFFSFDWGTVTTDGLTPEGTGAILPGAALVFVSYLGYAKIATIGEELKNPGRNLPIAIIGSVAIVMVIYSILVGLMVGIIPYDSISESTPMSDVANVIFEGNLGVIGVTSITLAALLATASSANASILASARINFAMGRDKIVTDWLNEIHPRFATPYRSIAVTGLMIIVFIAVLGGDIEVLAKAASVLHLVVYALINAALIVFREADVPEYDPDFTVPLYPITPMLGVVLSLGLIGFMERIEIALGMLFVAGAIIWYGVYARHETEREGVLSHYILSRSEEMPDAAVSAATVARPSGGSEYTVLVPVSNPRTESTLLSLASVFAKANDGRVQAVHIVEVPDQTPLSEGSEHVRRIDEESQQLMENVRESTETMDVPVDVRTIVSHRSFEEVFDVARREEADKVVMGWGADRPWSAGRAERPLEELTHDLPCDFLVLKDRGLETDRVLVPTAGGPDSDLSAEIATYLRDQLGSEVTLLHAVDDPTEEAEGERFLTEWAADHGLEDAAIRIDTSGDVEGAIATAARDHSLVIIGATERGLLSRLVRGSLAYDVINDVECSVLLAERPTSRSLRERLIGLQNAE
- a CDS encoding universal stress protein; this translates as MSKSLLTHLLVPVATEEDARATCAALEPYLEDVERVTAVHVIEKAAGAMDKAPLGKRQEDAAEFIAVVDSELGDRVSVDTRTVYGTDVADALFDAATDAKADAVAIRARGGSRIVQLLAGDTTSKLVTDPVVPVVSLPHRDE
- the trkA gene encoding Trk system potassium transporter TrkA, translated to MRVIIVGAGEVGRSIARDLVETHDVVVIEQDEEIVEDLTYSLDAMVIQGDGTDLDSLREAGIEKAELLIASTDIDETNIVTCGTAKTTGDVFTIARVKQQKLLTTWQGSSGAYGVDFMVSSDLLTAEAIFRISGFPGAHDVNTFTGGLVRMAEFEIGPESPVANQTVQEADRYDSLTFAALFRDDELIIPRGDTVIKLTDRVVVIGSSSSVEQFANDIVIHENNKIDDVVIIGGSEIGFQTARVFEEHGYHPNLIERDHDRARELAEDLPNTSVWESDATDTDFLQREHVDEADMVIAALDSDERNLLVSMLAREIGVERTVAVIETVEYAELFETVGVSVAISPREETAEEIIRFTRADQMEKIAMLEHDRAEVLEIEISRDSALAGREIVDAIDDFPDCVVIGAISRAGELVIPRGKTVIQPGDHVVLFTETQLLDEVTAAL
- a CDS encoding TrkH family potassium uptake protein, whose amino-acid sequence is MRWRVDWRAGVSLVGTVIKYLALTMFVPLTVAVIYWEDVWVFVASILIAVAIGLSLERLDPDPDLGPEEALLLVSLSWFAAALIGMIPFMLAGYGTGSTLAHPVNALFESMSGFTTTGATVMGEISFERHSHALLMWRQLTQWLGGMGIIVLMIAILPELAVNGAQLMQTEAPGPELQKLTPKIAETARALWLVYFGFTVVYICLLYGLHLAGFAPNMDFYNAVAHGFTTLPTGGFSPQADSIAAFSAAVQWVVIPFMVIAGVNFALFWHAFRGEFRELTHDTEFRAYTGAIAVLIAILSVLLARGAAPVLEIGGATEGLTENTIRQAAFQIGALLNSTGYATSDFAQWSTNAQMVLLFAMFIGGSAGSTGGGIKVIRWLVVLKAIRRELFVSAHPEAVRPVRLAGHVIDEDAIRGIFAFTLLYLLLFAGSAVFIAVDSARIGYDLSALEAISASLATIGNIGPGFGSLGPFGSYLEFSNTSKLLMTFLMWVGRLEIVPVLALFISGLDRS